The following proteins are co-located in the Polystyrenella longa genome:
- the hisB gene encoding imidazoleglycerol-phosphate dehydratase HisB: MSASQSRTATIKRATAETRIELTLDLDGTGKADIQTGVGFFDHMLNLFAKHGLFDLSIKADGDLEVDQHHTVEDVGICLGQALLKAVGDKQGITRYGSMTLPMEETLVTSALDLSGRMWFVYNVSFPTEKIGEFDSQLVREFWQSVSSNALMNLHLVLQHGENSHHISEGIFKATARALRQAVTVDPRQTGVPSSKGTL; the protein is encoded by the coding sequence GAAACCCGCATCGAGTTAACATTAGATCTCGATGGCACGGGAAAAGCCGATATTCAAACTGGAGTGGGGTTCTTTGACCATATGCTGAACTTGTTTGCTAAACATGGGTTGTTCGATCTTTCGATCAAAGCCGATGGCGATCTTGAAGTCGATCAGCATCACACTGTTGAAGATGTGGGTATCTGTCTCGGGCAAGCACTGCTCAAAGCGGTAGGGGACAAACAGGGTATCACTCGTTATGGCAGCATGACGTTACCCATGGAAGAAACTCTGGTGACTTCGGCACTCGATTTGAGTGGTCGCATGTGGTTTGTGTATAACGTCAGTTTTCCCACCGAGAAAATTGGTGAGTTCGATTCACAACTCGTGCGCGAGTTCTGGCAGTCGGTTTCTTCGAACGCTTTGATGAACCTGCACCTGGTCTTGCAGCACGGCGAGAACAGTCATCACATCTCTGAAGGGATCTTCAAGGCAACTGCTCGCGCTTTACGACAGGCAGTGACGGTTGACCCTCGCCAGACGGGTGTCCCTTCTTCCAAGGGAACCTTGTAA
- a CDS encoding PLDc N-terminal domain-containing protein: MGILEVSGILGILLFIFVVILLPIALTAFTIWAVIDCATNEPSEGNDKLVWMAVIIFGYFVAGIGAFVYYFVRRPTRIREYGQ; the protein is encoded by the coding sequence ATGGGAATCCTCGAAGTCTCCGGTATCCTTGGCATTCTGCTATTTATTTTTGTTGTCATCCTTCTCCCTATAGCACTGACTGCCTTCACTATTTGGGCCGTCATCGACTGTGCCACGAATGAGCCGAGCGAAGGGAACGATAAACTTGTTTGGATGGCCGTGATTATTTTTGGTTATTTCGTTGCCGGTATTGGAGCGTTCGTTTATTACTTCGTCCGCCGCCCGACGCGAATTCGCGAGTACGGACAATGA
- a CDS encoding DUF6677 family protein, which produces MFDPRIPQKNRTLAAFLAFLVPGLGHYYQGRVFKASVYAVCIIGTYTYGMAMADGNGIYTHQVSGAHSMRNFPFLAQAGVGSVGLMAVIQSQRYFSQDFQGQNIYPVEEGLNQEVIAQLTYNNPDEGVLQDVPGQLIILPTQRNEQIIQGEFIASIDGQETRFLVAHPSCNEPALSAKETWTLDCTLQEELNGQTVSVGRMEAEIPRSFINEFSMPPEISTINHWYNKVGGKRYDLAVTLTMIAGLLNILAIWDCFDGPAHGYGDEESEGQPESKPEEKSAE; this is translated from the coding sequence ATGTTTGACCCTCGAATTCCGCAGAAGAATCGAACGTTAGCCGCTTTCCTGGCTTTTCTTGTCCCCGGTTTGGGACATTACTATCAGGGCCGCGTTTTCAAAGCTTCCGTCTACGCCGTATGCATTATCGGAACTTACACGTATGGAATGGCGATGGCGGATGGCAATGGCATTTACACCCATCAGGTGAGCGGTGCTCATTCAATGCGAAACTTTCCGTTTCTGGCCCAGGCTGGAGTCGGATCAGTGGGACTGATGGCTGTGATACAGTCCCAGCGTTACTTCTCACAGGATTTTCAGGGGCAGAACATCTACCCTGTGGAAGAGGGCCTGAACCAGGAAGTTATCGCCCAGTTGACTTATAACAACCCCGATGAAGGTGTCCTGCAGGATGTCCCCGGGCAATTGATCATTCTCCCCACACAACGTAACGAACAGATCATTCAAGGCGAATTCATTGCCAGTATTGATGGCCAGGAAACCCGGTTTCTGGTCGCTCATCCTTCCTGTAACGAACCCGCTCTCTCGGCCAAAGAGACCTGGACGCTTGATTGCACCCTGCAGGAAGAACTCAACGGACAGACCGTTTCGGTTGGACGCATGGAAGCCGAGATTCCTCGGAGTTTCATCAACGAATTCAGCATGCCTCCTGAGATCAGTACGATCAATCATTGGTACAATAAAGTGGGCGGTAAGCGATACGACCTGGCTGTCACGTTAACTATGATCGCAGGGTTGTTGAACATTCTCGCCATCTGGGATTGTTTTGATGGTCCGGCCCATGGTTACGGTGACGAAGAATCCGAAGGCCAGCCCGAATCAAAACCTGAAGAGAAATCGGCGGAATAA
- the ribD gene encoding bifunctional diaminohydroxyphosphoribosylaminopyrimidine deaminase/5-amino-6-(5-phosphoribosylamino)uracil reductase RibD has translation MKFDNPTQVMQYAINLAQKGLGYVEPNPAVGSVIVDDGLNLLGAGYHEKYGEAHAEINALRQAGDAARGATLYVTLEPCCHQGKTGPCAEAVIQAGISRVVIAQEDPAEWVAGKGIAQLKQAGIEVEVGLLGEEARQLNAPFIKQVTTKQPYLLAKWAMTWDGKLAARTGSSQWISGPESRSIVHQLRGCMDGVLVGAGTVAADDPLLTARPAGPRTATRIVIDSRASLSLDSQLVQTITQAPVLLCTSESAPAEKLKQLRDAGVDIWQGKLTEEGRLDWNEVLLELGRREMTNVLVEGGGAIFASLHEVSAIDEVHLFLAPKLVGGRDAITPLEGEGLPAIPQQADLRDIQIEITGDDIYLRGRLQRP, from the coding sequence ATGAAATTCGACAACCCCACCCAAGTCATGCAATACGCGATCAATCTGGCCCAAAAGGGGCTCGGATACGTCGAGCCGAATCCAGCGGTGGGCTCGGTCATTGTTGACGATGGACTGAATCTGCTGGGTGCCGGTTATCACGAAAAGTATGGCGAAGCCCATGCCGAAATCAACGCTCTACGTCAGGCAGGCGATGCTGCCAGAGGGGCGACGTTATACGTAACCTTAGAACCCTGTTGCCATCAGGGAAAGACAGGCCCCTGTGCTGAGGCCGTCATTCAGGCCGGTATATCCCGCGTCGTCATTGCCCAGGAAGATCCCGCAGAGTGGGTCGCAGGCAAAGGGATCGCTCAACTCAAACAGGCGGGGATCGAAGTCGAAGTGGGTCTTCTGGGTGAAGAAGCTCGACAGCTGAATGCTCCTTTTATTAAACAGGTTACCACCAAACAGCCATACCTGCTCGCGAAATGGGCGATGACCTGGGACGGTAAACTGGCCGCCCGGACCGGATCCTCTCAATGGATCTCTGGACCAGAATCGCGCTCCATCGTCCATCAATTGCGAGGCTGTATGGACGGTGTCCTGGTTGGGGCAGGAACCGTCGCTGCTGATGATCCGTTACTGACAGCCCGACCTGCGGGACCACGCACGGCCACTCGCATTGTGATCGACAGCCGTGCCAGTCTGTCTCTCGATTCTCAGTTGGTTCAGACGATTACTCAGGCCCCTGTCTTGCTCTGTACTTCGGAATCAGCGCCAGCTGAAAAGCTGAAACAGCTTCGAGACGCAGGCGTCGATATCTGGCAGGGCAAGCTTACGGAAGAAGGCCGTCTCGATTGGAACGAAGTCCTGTTGGAACTGGGGCGACGGGAAATGACGAATGTACTCGTCGAAGGAGGCGGTGCAATCTTTGCGTCACTTCACGAAGTGTCTGCTATTGATGAAGTTCATCTCTTTCTTGCCCCCAAGCTGGTAGGCGGAAGAGACGCGATTACCCCGCTCGAAGGTGAAGGGCTTCCCGCGATTCCTCAACAAGCTGATCTACGCGATATTCAGATCGAGATAACGGGCGACGACATCTACTTGCGGGGTCGATTGCAGCGACCGTAA
- a CDS encoding carboxypeptidase regulatory-like domain-containing protein, which produces MGNSVTKRLFVYALVILFVVGIATGLTWALTDGGNADYAIPETAKVVREDNYDLEIKVVDENDQPIEVARVKANWAVDPNRRTKYTQVFSNDEGKAYVNMMGDKFYYYNLEIRARGYQTLYRQWGDRRTVEKKVDLPKELTVMLPKGQTIGGVVVSQLGEPIVGAKVELYADSEWNDESEYYSRLQESTPTDGNGKWELTNAPPEMNDLRIRVSHSSHLEGNQNNRYTAISDKAIEQMKGKNHRLEMKRGLIIEGRVTNSEGEPVSNALVILGQDPHSRPNNDYLPRTDHEGNFKYKLGMEGENILTVLSADYEPMEFPVKVSANMVPVKVEMKKGTPFDIVIKGEDGKPLNDVRVVPIQWESNRCLELLFTEEFPLKTNVEGKVTWENAPNGSVFFRFFKDGLMSYSTSLTPQEDAHAIAMSKTKKVIITAVNAETGEKITDFAVERGYQSGGTTEEPIYRYGYRQQQAAEDSYEHEIDDINDRFKLQLKASGYKPTETQEIKATEINGSLWELAVKMQPGVGPAGRILNPDGTPATDAEAMLFTANGQAQIYNGEIPRWDRISRVETNDKGEFKFEPMDQEFGLVALNESGFIKVMPGDVPDKGDHQLQPWAKVTGQVIRGAGPAANQQVALNSSRLTYNPNDPGQSFDVRSRYQVETDANGMFQFDRVAPGTYEIQDQKQVPYGNRGFRNLSSGLGRFTFESGEEKDVKVGGVGQPVKGQFKIPEDKKYSRVDIYAHTVIKQPEVTLEQSSAIGNTLLKGFFNNLSNAAGVPVDGKTEANAAEVAEVELPYTPNFQVTMNEDGSFQFDQLPPGTYNLQGNAYIQVGQDDYGTHAGSFNQQFEVPEPAEGDPAFNPEPIDLGEVEIVPQDRMRNLRSSF; this is translated from the coding sequence ATGGGCAACTCTGTGACAAAAAGACTGTTCGTCTACGCGCTAGTCATATTGTTTGTCGTGGGTATCGCAACAGGGCTTACCTGGGCACTAACCGATGGCGGAAATGCGGACTACGCGATTCCAGAAACAGCAAAAGTTGTTCGCGAAGACAACTACGACTTGGAGATCAAGGTTGTCGATGAGAACGACCAGCCAATTGAAGTCGCACGCGTTAAAGCGAATTGGGCTGTCGATCCCAACCGACGTACTAAATACACGCAAGTCTTCTCCAATGATGAAGGCAAAGCGTACGTCAATATGATGGGCGACAAGTTCTATTACTACAACTTGGAGATTCGCGCCCGCGGATACCAAACGCTTTATCGCCAGTGGGGCGATCGTCGAACGGTTGAAAAAAAGGTCGATCTTCCCAAAGAACTGACCGTTATGCTTCCTAAAGGACAGACCATTGGGGGTGTTGTCGTTTCGCAACTGGGCGAACCTATCGTGGGTGCCAAAGTGGAACTCTATGCCGATTCTGAATGGAATGACGAAAGCGAATACTATTCTCGTCTTCAGGAGTCGACTCCGACCGACGGAAATGGCAAATGGGAACTCACCAATGCTCCCCCAGAAATGAATGATTTGCGGATCCGTGTCTCTCATAGTTCCCACCTGGAAGGAAATCAAAACAATAGATACACGGCAATTTCAGACAAAGCGATCGAGCAGATGAAAGGCAAAAATCATCGGCTCGAAATGAAACGTGGTCTGATCATCGAAGGCCGAGTGACCAACAGTGAGGGAGAACCCGTTTCAAATGCGCTCGTTATTCTGGGGCAAGATCCCCATAGCCGACCGAACAACGACTACCTTCCACGAACAGACCACGAAGGGAACTTTAAATATAAATTGGGAATGGAAGGTGAGAATATCCTCACGGTCCTCTCCGCAGATTATGAACCAATGGAATTCCCTGTAAAAGTTTCTGCGAATATGGTTCCTGTCAAAGTGGAGATGAAAAAAGGAACGCCCTTTGACATCGTGATCAAAGGAGAAGACGGTAAGCCGCTTAATGATGTCCGTGTCGTTCCGATTCAATGGGAATCAAACCGTTGTCTGGAATTGCTCTTTACCGAAGAGTTCCCATTGAAAACCAACGTCGAAGGAAAGGTGACCTGGGAAAATGCTCCTAATGGTTCGGTCTTCTTTCGATTCTTTAAAGATGGTTTAATGAGCTACAGCACGTCGCTCACTCCCCAGGAAGATGCGCACGCCATCGCGATGTCTAAGACGAAGAAAGTCATTATCACCGCTGTGAATGCGGAGACTGGCGAGAAGATTACCGACTTCGCCGTGGAACGGGGCTACCAGAGCGGGGGAACTACGGAAGAACCGATCTACCGTTATGGCTACCGGCAACAACAAGCTGCAGAAGATTCTTACGAACATGAAATCGACGATATTAACGATCGCTTTAAACTTCAGCTGAAAGCTTCCGGATATAAACCGACCGAAACACAGGAAATTAAAGCGACCGAAATCAACGGTTCGCTTTGGGAACTCGCAGTCAAAATGCAACCGGGTGTCGGCCCTGCTGGTCGTATCCTGAATCCGGATGGCACTCCCGCAACCGATGCGGAAGCAATGCTGTTCACGGCCAATGGGCAAGCCCAAATCTACAATGGTGAAATTCCCCGTTGGGATCGAATCAGTCGAGTTGAAACGAATGACAAGGGAGAATTCAAGTTTGAGCCGATGGATCAGGAATTCGGTTTAGTGGCGTTGAACGAAAGCGGCTTCATTAAAGTGATGCCGGGTGATGTTCCCGATAAAGGGGATCATCAGTTGCAGCCCTGGGCCAAAGTGACTGGTCAGGTCATCCGCGGAGCCGGACCGGCGGCCAACCAACAGGTCGCGTTGAATTCCAGTCGACTCACATACAACCCGAACGATCCGGGACAATCCTTCGATGTTCGCAGTCGTTACCAGGTTGAAACAGATGCCAACGGCATGTTCCAGTTTGACCGAGTCGCTCCCGGCACTTACGAAATCCAGGATCAGAAGCAAGTTCCTTACGGCAACCGGGGCTTCCGGAATCTGTCCTCGGGTCTAGGGCGATTTACTTTCGAGTCTGGCGAAGAGAAAGATGTCAAAGTAGGGGGCGTCGGCCAACCTGTCAAAGGTCAGTTTAAAATCCCTGAAGACAAAAAATACAGCCGCGTCGACATCTATGCTCACACGGTAATCAAGCAGCCTGAGGTGACGCTTGAACAATCTTCGGCAATTGGGAACACGCTGCTGAAAGGCTTTTTCAATAACCTGTCCAACGCTGCTGGAGTCCCTGTCGATGGAAAAACGGAGGCCAATGCTGCCGAAGTGGCCGAAGTCGAACTTCCCTATACCCCCAACTTCCAAGTCACGATGAATGAGGATGGCAGCTTCCAGTTTGATCAGCTTCCTCCGGGAACCTACAACCTGCAGGGAAATGCCTATATCCAGGTAGGTCAGGATGATTATGGAACGCACGCAGGTTCGTTTAATCAGCAGTTTGAAGTTCCTGAACCGGCAGAGGGAGACCCTGCCTTCAATCCGGAACCGATCGATCTGGGTGAGGTAGAAATCGTCCCACAAGACCGGATGCGTAATTTGCGTTCGTCCTTCTAG
- the thiC gene encoding phosphomethylpyrimidine synthase ThiC, translating into MIHQNNSSAGYTLPPIGENPSTEAQGTNPGSFAKPSKIAPGVEGRYTFASPDTPGMPEPSMKTAWDFMPEDWTLKAGYEENYQNAEAWQTPDGFEPMTQLESARMGIVTPEMLRVAEKETHLTPEQIRDEVAAGRMIIPANKVHLGYNLEPMCIGRASKTKVNANMGASPVSSGTDEEVEKLKWAEKWGADTVMDLSTGGKIDECRETIIQNSLVPIGTVPIYSMIIGRKIDDLNREIILESLEQQAKQGVDYFTIHAGILQEHLEFVKDRLIGVVSRGGSLLAKWMIIHRQQNIMYTLWEEICDVMREYDVSFSIGDGLRPGGLADATDAAQLAELVALGTLTERAWRKGIQVMVEGPGHVPFDQIEYNMKLERQLCHGAPFYVLGPLVTDIFPGYDHITSCIGATAAGYHGASMLCYVTPKEHLGLPKKDDVKQGCVAYKIAAHASDVALGIPGTRDRDDELTKARAALNWQKHFDLSFDPDVARAYHDEDLDVDTDFCAMCGHDWCSVRISKEIVQFASGKDADYAWDKTKISEALTDEQKEILEKRGVLSPDQIHKLASKTKKVMEADKDKASCHSDYVDTDDAQTLQETSLPIIE; encoded by the coding sequence ATGATTCATCAAAATAACTCTTCCGCAGGTTATACCCTGCCTCCCATTGGAGAGAACCCCTCTACAGAGGCTCAGGGAACCAATCCAGGCAGCTTTGCCAAACCATCTAAAATCGCTCCAGGTGTCGAAGGTCGTTACACCTTTGCCTCTCCCGATACGCCCGGTATGCCCGAACCCTCGATGAAGACCGCCTGGGACTTCATGCCCGAGGATTGGACACTGAAAGCAGGTTACGAGGAGAACTACCAGAACGCCGAAGCCTGGCAGACTCCCGATGGTTTCGAACCGATGACTCAGCTCGAATCGGCTCGTATGGGTATCGTCACCCCGGAAATGCTGCGAGTTGCCGAGAAGGAAACCCACCTGACGCCCGAGCAGATCCGCGATGAAGTTGCTGCCGGTCGTATGATCATCCCAGCTAACAAGGTTCACCTCGGTTATAATCTGGAGCCGATGTGTATCGGTCGCGCTTCCAAAACCAAAGTGAACGCTAATATGGGGGCCTCACCGGTCTCTTCCGGCACCGATGAAGAAGTCGAAAAACTGAAATGGGCCGAAAAGTGGGGGGCCGATACCGTTATGGACCTCTCCACCGGCGGAAAAATCGATGAATGCCGCGAAACGATTATTCAGAACAGCCTTGTTCCCATCGGTACAGTTCCGATTTATTCGATGATCATTGGTCGCAAAATTGACGACCTCAACCGGGAGATTATTCTCGAATCGCTGGAACAACAGGCAAAACAGGGCGTCGATTACTTCACCATCCATGCGGGCATTCTGCAGGAACATCTTGAGTTCGTAAAAGATCGCCTCATCGGAGTGGTTAGCCGTGGTGGATCGCTGCTGGCGAAGTGGATGATTATTCACCGACAGCAGAACATCATGTACACTCTCTGGGAAGAGATCTGCGACGTCATGCGTGAGTACGATGTCAGCTTTTCCATCGGAGACGGTTTACGACCGGGTGGTCTGGCCGATGCAACAGATGCCGCTCAGCTGGCGGAACTGGTTGCCTTGGGCACCTTGACCGAACGGGCCTGGCGTAAAGGAATTCAAGTCATGGTCGAAGGCCCGGGACACGTCCCGTTCGATCAGATTGAATACAACATGAAGCTGGAACGCCAGCTTTGTCATGGTGCTCCCTTCTACGTACTCGGACCATTGGTCACCGATATCTTCCCCGGATACGACCACATCACCAGCTGTATCGGTGCAACGGCAGCCGGGTACCACGGTGCCAGCATGCTCTGTTACGTCACTCCGAAGGAACACCTTGGTCTTCCCAAGAAGGACGATGTGAAGCAGGGATGTGTCGCCTATAAAATCGCCGCCCACGCCTCCGATGTGGCCCTGGGGATTCCAGGAACACGAGATCGTGACGACGAACTGACTAAGGCCCGTGCCGCCCTCAACTGGCAGAAGCACTTCGACCTCAGCTTCGATCCAGACGTCGCTCGTGCGTACCACGACGAAGACTTGGATGTCGACACCGACTTCTGTGCCATGTGTGGCCACGACTGGTGCAGCGTGCGAATCTCGAAAGAGATCGTGCAGTTTGCCTCTGGTAAAGACGCTGACTATGCCTGGGACAAAACTAAAATCTCTGAAGCACTGACGGATGAGCAAAAGGAAATTCTGGAAAAACGAGGCGTTCTCAGCCCCGACCAGATTCACAAGCTCGCTTCCAAAACGAAAAAAGTGATGGAAGCCGATAAAGACAAGGCTTCCTGTCATTCTGACTACGTCGACACCGACGACGCTCAGACTCTTCAGGAAACGTCGCTGCCGATTATTGAATAA
- a CDS encoding coiled-coil domain-containing protein, protein MIHKTLITGAVALTLGMFVFGSNMWSYLQSTANNVRESVKSSVPFEMRIETAADMVEEILPEIRRHKQLVAKQQVELKYQQEAITKTRTELESQKKAILALREMLQDGKQTYQFARHAYTATEVESDVSQRFERFKIAEDALTREQEVFEAKRKALRSNEQALDQMMNQKKTLEAQVIQLQARLNQLRATESVKSMDIDDSQLVRTRQMINELNKELDIQERVLDEEGEFVGLIPVEEELEHRQHPDLLSEIDSYFDDTPAEEQKSEEKTGPTAAEKADTAESSSVDPDLQAAL, encoded by the coding sequence ATGATTCACAAAACACTCATCACCGGCGCCGTCGCCCTTACTCTGGGCATGTTTGTCTTCGGGTCGAACATGTGGAGCTACCTCCAGTCGACAGCGAATAATGTTCGGGAATCGGTTAAATCGAGCGTCCCGTTCGAAATGCGAATTGAAACGGCCGCGGACATGGTCGAAGAAATTCTGCCCGAAATCAGACGACACAAACAGCTCGTCGCCAAACAACAGGTTGAACTGAAATATCAGCAGGAAGCGATCACGAAAACCCGGACAGAATTGGAATCGCAGAAGAAAGCGATCCTGGCTCTGCGGGAAATGCTTCAGGATGGCAAACAGACTTACCAGTTTGCCCGCCATGCTTACACTGCAACCGAAGTGGAGTCTGATGTCTCACAACGGTTCGAACGATTCAAAATCGCCGAGGATGCCTTAACGCGGGAACAGGAAGTTTTTGAAGCGAAACGGAAAGCATTGCGGTCCAACGAACAGGCTCTGGATCAGATGATGAACCAGAAGAAAACTCTGGAAGCACAAGTGATTCAACTGCAGGCACGCTTGAATCAACTGCGGGCAACCGAGTCGGTGAAGTCGATGGACATCGACGATTCTCAACTCGTCCGCACCCGTCAGATGATCAATGAGCTCAACAAAGAACTGGATATCCAGGAACGCGTTCTGGATGAAGAAGGGGAGTTCGTCGGACTGATCCCAGTTGAAGAAGAACTGGAACATCGTCAGCACCCGGACCTCTTGAGCGAAATCGATTCCTACTTCGATGACACTCCTGCTGAGGAACAGAAAAGCGAAGAAAAGACAGGTCCTACCGCCGCTGAAAAAGCAGACACTGCTGAATCCAGCTCGGTTGATCCCGACTTGCAGGCTGCCCTGTAA
- a CDS encoding FHA domain-containing protein yields the protein MKFTRGDSSRQDDAGSSPAGKSQLPDRLMLWVDQVGGYLICLKEEVSLGAVTGGAAEVDIPVMANLSRQHATIHRRGETYLVSAQGPTFLEGRPVEYEAYLSSNSQLKLAGVEFRFRQPTVLSATAVLDPLTSHRIAEGAEGIVLMEGLCLLGPATDHHIVCRHWTDPIILFRRGDQLLCKSPGPLFVDEELVQEEAIIQHGNIIAGTESRFRVEYC from the coding sequence ATGAAGTTTACTCGTGGAGATTCCTCTCGCCAGGATGACGCGGGTTCTTCCCCTGCCGGAAAGAGCCAACTGCCAGATCGACTCATGTTGTGGGTCGACCAGGTGGGCGGGTATCTAATTTGTCTCAAGGAAGAAGTCAGCCTGGGAGCAGTCACTGGTGGCGCAGCGGAAGTCGATATCCCCGTCATGGCGAACCTCTCGCGACAACACGCGACAATTCATCGCCGGGGAGAAACGTATCTCGTCAGCGCACAAGGACCCACATTTCTGGAGGGTCGTCCGGTTGAATACGAAGCCTACCTCTCTTCGAACAGTCAGTTGAAACTGGCCGGCGTCGAGTTCCGGTTTCGGCAACCGACCGTCCTTTCCGCAACGGCAGTACTCGATCCACTGACGTCTCATCGCATTGCCGAAGGGGCCGAGGGGATTGTTCTGATGGAAGGTCTCTGCCTGTTAGGACCGGCGACCGACCATCACATCGTCTGTCGACACTGGACGGATCCCATCATCCTGTTTCGGCGCGGAGATCAACTTCTCTGCAAATCACCAGGTCCGCTGTTCGTGGATGAGGAACTGGTTCAGGAAGAAGCGATCATCCAACATGGAAATATTATCGCCGGAACGGAATCCCGGTTTCGCGTTGAGTATTGTTGA